In the genome of Longimicrobium sp., the window TACAGCAGCGAGTTGCGGTACAGCGCCCACGCCGGCTTCACGAAATCCGCCGCGCGCATCACCCGCACCACGTCGCGCAGGAACCACAGCCCCAGGATGGCCGCCATCACCCCGTAGAACGCGCCCAGCCCGCCGTACGTCACCGGGCCCAGCGACAGCGGCACCAGGATGAGCGTGTACAGCAGCATCTGCTTCATGGTCTCGCGCTCGCCCCAGACGTTGGGCGCCATGGGCACGCCCGCGCGGCCGTAGTCCTTCTGCTTGACCAGCGCCAGCGCCCAGAAGTGCGGCGGCGTCCAGAAGAACACAATCATGAACAGGTAGACGGCCGTCAGCGAGATCTCGCCGGTGGCCGCGGCCCACCCCACCAGCGGCGGAAACGCCCCCGCCGCCCCGCCGATGACGATGTTCTGCGGCGAGGTGCGCTTCAGCCAGCGCGTGTAGACGAAGACGTAGAACAGGAGCCCGGCCAGCGCGAGGATGGCGCTGATCAGGTTGACCTTGAACGCGAAGAGCGCGAACGCCGCCGCGCCCAGCGTAATGCCGAACGCCAGCACGTGCCCCGGCGACATGCGGCCGCTGGGGATGGGCCGCAGCTTCGTCCGCGGCATGTGCACGTCGATGTCGCGGTCCATGAACATGTTGATGGCGTTGGCCCCGCCCGCCATCAGGTACCCGCCCAGCAGCGTCCACAGCAGCACGCCCACGCCCGGCATGCGGCCCAGCGCGATGAACATGGGCGCGGCCGTGGTCACCAGCAGCAGCGAGATGATGCGCGGCTTGGTGAGCGTCACGTAGTCGCGCAGCCGCTGCGCCACGCCCCCCGAACCGGTGCGCGCGGCGGCCATCCCGGCCCGCTGCGTGGCCGTGGTCATCTGCGCGTCGGCCCCGTCGCGCGGAGGCGCGGGCCGGGGGGCGCTCAGGGCTTCGGTGGAAAGGGCGGCGATCGCGTCGGACATCAACCTGGTCGTTCCGGGTGCAAGGTGGCCCAAATATACGCCAGCGGCTCCGGAGCGCCACCCTCCGCGGGGGATTCCCCACAGCCGGCGGGAGATTGCCCCACGCCCGCCAAGCCCAAAGCGTTCAACCACTTGCGCGCGCGCGCCCCGTCCCTGTACCGTGGTGCGCCGTCGCAGCCATCACCCGCGCACCCCCTGATGTCCATCAACCCCAACGCCCACAAGGGCTTTGCCCGCGCCGCGCAGGTGGTGCTGGCGTACACCGTGGCCGTGGTGCTGTGGGGCGCGTACGTGCGCGCCACGGGGTCCGGCGCGGGGTGCGGGCGCCACTGGCCGCGCTGCAACGGGCAGACGATCCCGCGCAGCCCCTCGGCCGAAACCATCATCGAGTTCACGCACCGGGCCACTAGCGGCCTGGCGCTCCTCGCCGTCGTGGCGCTGCTCCTCTACGGCTTCCGTTGCCTGCCGAAGGGCGCACCCGCGCGGGCCGGTGCGGTCGCCTCGGTGGTGCTGATGCTCACCGAGGCGGCGGTGGGCGCCGGGCTGGTGCTGCTGGAGCTGGTGGGCGCCAACTCGTCGGGGTGGCGGGCGTTCATGATGGCGCTTCACCTGGTGAACACCTTCTTCCTGCTGGGCGCCATCACGCTCACCGCCTGGTGGGCCACCGGGGCGCCGCGCATCCGCCTGCGCGGCCAAGGCGCCGCGGCGGTGCTGATGCTTTCCGCCATCGTGCTGACGG includes:
- a CDS encoding heme o synthase, encoding MSDAIAALSTEALSAPRPAPPRDGADAQMTTATQRAGMAAARTGSGGVAQRLRDYVTLTKPRIISLLLVTTAAPMFIALGRMPGVGVLLWTLLGGYLMAGGANAINMFMDRDIDVHMPRTKLRPIPSGRMSPGHVLAFGITLGAAAFALFAFKVNLISAILALAGLLFYVFVYTRWLKRTSPQNIVIGGAAGAFPPLVGWAAATGEISLTAVYLFMIVFFWTPPHFWALALVKQKDYGRAGVPMAPNVWGERETMKQMLLYTLILVPLSLGPVTYGGLGAFYGVMAAILGLWFLRDVVRVMRAADFVKPAWALYRNSLLYLALLFVAMAIDGVVSAEGAREPGVVFVRSSPVAVAAEPAAP
- a CDS encoding COX15/CtaA family protein gives rise to the protein MSINPNAHKGFARAAQVVLAYTVAVVLWGAYVRATGSGAGCGRHWPRCNGQTIPRSPSAETIIEFTHRATSGLALLAVVALLLYGFRCLPKGAPARAGAVASVVLMLTEAAVGAGLVLLELVGANSSGWRAFMMALHLVNTFFLLGAITLTAWWATGAPRIRLRGQGAAAVLMLSAIVLTVIVGVTGAITALGDTLFPKTSVGLNVSPTAHFLERLRVVHPAIAIATGSFVVVSGAAVRRMRPDPATVRFSRMLAWLFGLQIVAGTVNVVLLVPVWMQIIHLLLADALWITLVLTAASALADRDSGSHPADATRVPVPEPAAI